In Persicobacter psychrovividus, the genomic window TTTGTATGCCTGATGTATCCGAATTATTGACTGAAATTTGCCCCATCGTTTCGATATTGGAATTTGATTTTTAGGAAAGACTGATATGATTAAACGATTATTATTTTTTGTGGGCGTCATTCTATTGATGACAGAAAGCGCCAAAGCCTGTACGAACCTTATCGTTACTAAAGGAGCCTCTGCGGATGGTTCAACGATGTTGTTTTATGCCAACGATGGCGAGTATATCCCTGTTCTGCCTATTCATGCGGGGCAACGTTGGTCCAAACGGGATAGTGTGGAGTTGATCAGCTGGCCAAATGGCGTTCGGGCAAATATCCCTCAGCCTAAAAAAAGCTATACAGCTTTGGGCTATCATATTAATGAATATCAGGTCGCCATCGGTGAAACCACTTTTGGGGGCCGCCACGAGTTACATAACCGTTCCGTTGCGCAGGAATACTGGCACCTTATGGAGGAAGCGGTTCGCCGTGCGAAAACGGCCAAAGAGGCGGTACATATTATTATTGATCTTGTGGAGCAATATGGTTATGGTTCGGAAGGGGAGAGTTTCAGTATTGTTGATCCCAATGAGGCTTGGTTGCTGGAGATGATTGGCAAGGGCGAGGGGAGCCACGGCGCGCTTTATGTGGCTCAGCGAATTCCTGATGGTATGGTGGTGGCACATGCAAACCATAGTAGAATCAGTAGTTTTCCAATGAATGATCCTGAAAACTGTATTTATTCCCATGATGTGGTGAGTTTCGCTGTTGAAAAGGGGTATTACGATCCGAAATCTGGAAAGCCTTTTGAGTTCAATTCAGCCTATGATCCCGTTTCCCCTGCAAAGCTTCGCTATTGTGAAAGTCGGGTGTATAGTTTGTACCACCGTATGGCACCCTCAATGGATTTGTCTTCGGACTATTGTCGTGGTGTTCAGGGGGCTGAGGCCTACCCGCTATGGATTAAGCCTGATGAAAAAATCAGTTTAAAAAATATGATGTCTTTGGTTCGGGATCATTACGAGGGCATGCCTTGGGATATGCGTAAAGGGATTGCGTCGGGGGCTTACGGCTCGCCAAATTATGCGCGCCCAATGACCTGGAAAGTCGATGACACGACTTGCTCCTGGGAGCGCCCGATTTCCACTCCTGTAACGGCTTATAGTTTTATTGCGCAGTTAAGGGCTGATTTGCCCCGAGAGGTTGGGGCTTTAATGTGGTACGGATTGGATAACAATTATACCAATTGCTATATGCCTGTTTATGTGTCAAGCACCAAAATGCCTGTCGCTTTCAATACTGGTGATATCAATAAATTTTCGTGGTCGTCGGCTTGGTGGGTTTTTAATTTTGTAGGCAATTACGTCAATCTTCGCTATAACGATATGGTGAAAGATGTTCAAAAGAAGCAATCAGCGATTGAATCAGAGCTGATCGATCAGCAGGCGACATTTGAAGCAAAAGTGGTGGCGGAATTGAAGAAGAATAAAAAAGGAGCCATAGAAATGATGACGGACTACACGAATAATACCGCAGAATCTGTCGTTGCCGACTGGATTGACTTGGGGCAGTTCCTGATCATGAAATACAATGATGGCTATGTGAAAGATGAGCAAAACCGCATCAAGCAAAAGGGGGCAAGTGAAAGTTACTATAGAAAGGTATTGAAAGATGATCCTGA contains:
- a CDS encoding dipeptidase, producing MIKRLLFFVGVILLMTESAKACTNLIVTKGASADGSTMLFYANDGEYIPVLPIHAGQRWSKRDSVELISWPNGVRANIPQPKKSYTALGYHINEYQVAIGETTFGGRHELHNRSVAQEYWHLMEEAVRRAKTAKEAVHIIIDLVEQYGYGSEGESFSIVDPNEAWLLEMIGKGEGSHGALYVAQRIPDGMVVAHANHSRISSFPMNDPENCIYSHDVVSFAVEKGYYDPKSGKPFEFNSAYDPVSPAKLRYCESRVYSLYHRMAPSMDLSSDYCRGVQGAEAYPLWIKPDEKISLKNMMSLVRDHYEGMPWDMRKGIASGAYGSPNYARPMTWKVDDTTCSWERPISTPVTAYSFIAQLRADLPREVGALMWYGLDNNYTNCYMPVYVSSTKMPVAFNTGDINKFSWSSAWWVFNFVGNYVNLRYNDMVKDVQKKQSAIESELIDQQATFEAKVVAELKKNKKGAIEMMTDYTNNTAESVVADWIDLGQFLIMKYNDGYVKDEQNRIKQKGASESYYRKVLKDDPERKLPVWDQQEEHNEKEPSNF